Sequence from the Rutidosis leptorrhynchoides isolate AG116_Rl617_1_P2 chromosome 3, CSIRO_AGI_Rlap_v1, whole genome shotgun sequence genome:
tggttgtaacgaactttgtcaatcccgaggggtgacgtggtacctgtccttttcatggggaataacagatcctaatgaacttccctagatttgcgggctgacgtggcatgcaatttgcttgcatgcttgttccgTTTATCAGGTGATTATTCCGGGACATAGTGTCTGCTCCGGGGtagtgcactttctccgggacaacgtgcttgtcccgggagaaTATCTTCGTGTCGGGTTGGAATGCCGCGACGGTACTGACGGCAGGTTGGTTCCGGTTAAGGCGTCACGAcgctctcagtctagccgggtaGGTTTCGCTTTTcacttgttccaagtgtttcttcacggtcatGATTATCATGACTGTTTGTATGATGCCGACTATGCGTATGTCATCCGGGTCCTCGGTCATGCCATTTGTCCGGCATGGTAAGGTTTCCGGGATGACGTCAGACGGACGTCGGGAAGAGAAGTACGCATTCCGTGACACGTGGTTCCGGGCAATATTTTTGCAGCgatgcttgcctattttgagacggatcattatgcgtatcattatatGTCATAGTTAAAAGTGTTTAGTCCTGAATTAGTTATGGTGAGTGCTAATGTGACGCTAATGTAGCAGTAATATCTGCTGTCATGGACCACGACTCATGGTTGAGAGACCGTACTtagaaaattttatttttttactagTGAAATAACCTGTGaaaacacgggtttgtttaaacgaaacagcttaatgatatgttttaggtattaagtgaatgtaaatgttaaagtcatttagtttattgccccgtggaaccacggatttcgactaagaaacttgtcgttgattttacaaacataaagttcgctcaaagttgaatatttatatttatatttatatttttaataataataattattaataataataaatgccttttaaatttttttagaaaaataaaattataatttaggagagtaatatttccttttataaaaaattttgtattattttttaattaaattaatatataattatgacatcattattataaAAAGTAAAGGATAATTTAacttaatgatgatgtcattattttagaggtttattaatatatagatatatagatatatatagtatatagataGATTATAAGATAATAGAAAAAATACATGGAGTCAAATTCAAACTCAAATATTTAACTGGTCAAACAAGTCCTCTATTGTGTCAAGTGGGTCCTGAAGATATAAAGCCCACGTAACAACCGCTTAACATCGGCGACTGAAAATTCTTTTTTTACGGCACAAAACATCGCCGTTTCCAAACTGTAGATGGACTGATCTTAGTTCTGATGGCGTTagaataccaatttcatctcaataTACCGTTGTCGGTGTGATCTCAGTTATGTCGTTAGGTATATGATTTTTTTTACTAATTACTGTCCTCTGTCTTTTTCAAGCCAATATTAAGGGCCTGTTTACTTTTTTCTTCATTAAGTCAATTATGGATATAGATGGCAATATGAATAATGGATGATTATATGCAgtaagaaaataataaaaattattgttTACTTTTTATGCTGAATAAATTGACTGAATAGTTTAAATTACCATTTTAACCTTGTATCTAGATTCTTCTTCTAATTCTATAATTCTATTCAAAAATCCCATACTGTTAGAAATAAGCATCAAGATAAACAATCAATCACCCATTTATCCAAAATTATCTCAACGTCACTGTTATCTCAATTATTAACATACTTCCTTTCCTACCATTTCATTCATACCAACACAAAAATCAATTCGTCCAAATGCACACGAACCAGAAAAAGAACATTCATGTGCAAATCTATCAAACTTAAAATAATCAAGGGAATCTACAATCCATATTTCCTATCACCCACACATGTCAATATTAACAATCTAAACAAGAAACCTAAATTACAAACAAACACCCCAATTAGAACAAGAAACCCagatttaaaatataataaaaaaaatctttGATTCGAAACAAACACTCAATTAAAGATGGATTGAGGCCGGTGATGGTTATCCAATCTTCAAGATGTGACCGGCGGAGTTAGACACGATGGTGGCCGACGGTGCTCCAAGTGGTGGCTGACGAAAGATGTAAGTGGTGGTCGACAGAGTTGCAAATAGTGGTTGATGAAGTTGCAAGTGGTGGTCGATGGAATTTCGTACTCATTATTTTCAGGACACTTGAAGGAGAAGATGAAATAAAAAGAGGGTAATATGGTAACAGGTACTTGCTGAATGGATATGAGTGCCCTTTTTTGAATGACCCAGACTGCTCTCAAGACAGCCATCTCATTAATTTAAGCTCTAAGTAAACAACCACAAGGGATGACCGAATAATGCATTCCCTCAACACAGCCCATTAAGCTGTAAATAAACAGCCCCTAAAACACTTACGATGTGTTCTCGAGTTTTTTTTAAGTAGAAAAGAATGGGATGAAAAAGAGAAGGGAGAATAAGGATGGAAAGGATTCTGATATAAAATATTTTATAGGAATTCTCGAGTACAAAGGAAAGTAAATGAAAAGAAGGGATAGTAATTACGGTATCTGTATATTAGTGCGATGCGTGCAAGATAAAGATAAATTATATACTTGTAAAAAAATCATATTACTCCGTAGAGCATATACTCCATGATTGTGTACTTTCAAAGAGTACAAAATATATTGTTTTTGAATACAAATTTCATGCATGCCTTTATGTTGTTGACTTTTAAAAGATTAAGTACATGTAATCACCTACTGCAACTGCTGTAAAGCACCTACTGCAACTATTTGGAGATTGCTTTCATAAAACATGAATAAAATACAAAAAATAATAAGGTTACATGGGATAAATTAGTACGTATATACACAAAAGAATTGTTATCAGCTCAAACCCTCCCAAAATTGGGCGGATAGTAATGTGAATAAAAAGCCTATGGACTATCACCTCAAACCCTCTCCTATCCTTTCttttcttttctaaaaaaaaactcAAGAATGGTTGTTTAGAACACTATCCCTTGATCCCCTTTCCTTTCCCTTTAAAAAAAATCTCAAGAATGCAGCGTTATCCCTTTCACTGATTCAATCTGAACTACATCTTTTGTATCCTCTTTCTCCACTCTTAGTAAGTAGCATTCAATCAGAGAGTATTGAATCTGTTTAATTCTTAATTGATTCTAACCAAAATTGATTCTTATAGTTGACCTGAAACCACATCTTTTATATCCTTCTTCTCCACAATTAAACACCATTCAATCAGAGAGTCCTGAATTTCCTTTTCATTAGAACAATTGACCTAAAATTTTCTTTTTAATCTTGTTGGATTCCACAATAATGGATCCATTCATGAAGGAGTTTGAACATCTTATAATCGAACTCGAAAAGATAAAATTAGCTACAAACAACTTTGATCAAACCCAAGTTATCGGGTCCAGTGGGTTCGGTAAAGCGTACAAAGGAGAACTGTCTCATCATAAAGGGAGAAGCCTTGTTGCTGTGAAGCGTCTAGATCGTAAATTCGGGCAAGGAGATCCTGAGTTCTGGAAAGAGGTCATGATGCTTTCTCGTTACTCGCACAAAAATCTCATCACTCTCCTCGGATATTGCAACGAGGCAGGTGAGAAGATCTTGATTTACGAGTACGCATCTAACGGGAGCCTCGATCGCCATTTAAGTAGCAAACTCTCACATGGTCTCGGCGTATCAAGATATGTCTTGATGCTGCAAGGGGGCTAAGCTACCTACACGATTACAACGATGCGCATCAAAGAGTCCTTCATCGAGATATAAGAAGCGCAAACATCCTATTGGATGACGAATGGAATGCAAAAGTTGCTGACATGGGACTCTCCAAAGTAGGACCCGCAAATCAGCAATACACTGCTCTTGTCACCGGCGTTGTTGGTACCATTGGTTACCTAGATCCAGTGTATTTGGAAATGGGTATATTAACAAAAGAGTCAGACGTATACTCTTTTGGTGTAGTCTTAATGGAAGTATTGAGTGGAAAACTATGCTATCAGAAAAATATCAACGGTACGTTCTCAACTTTGGTGCAGAAATGGAAAAAGATTTGCAAAACGGGGAGATTAGACGAGATTGTGTTTCAAGATGTCGTGCAACCTTTGGATCCGGATTCTTTGGAAATATTATCAAGAATTGCCTTCAAGTGTTTGAACAAGAACCTTGAAAACCGACCATTGATATATCATGTTGTTAAAGAACTCGAGGCCACACTTGAACTTCAGGAGCCTCACGATCTCAAAATCCCAAAGGAATATGAAGAGATCAAATACAAATCCATTGAAGGCTCCGAAGAGCATCAGTGGCAAAACGGTAGCAAAACGGTAATTAGTTACTTCATGAtattttaaattgcgataaatagtgATTATGAAAAAAAAAATCTATTTGAAAATTAAATCCTTcaatattcaaaggatatttttaaaataaatttataaattctTATTTACTTTAAATAGTGATATATCCACTTATCACTACCCAAACTAAATAAGAATTTAtcaatttattttaaaaatatcctttgaatattaAATAGCTCATTGGTTGGGTCACTGAGTTACTTGCAAGAGGTTTTATGTTCGAATCTTGTCTAAGACGAATATTTAGTGATGGTCAGGGAAGGAATGGAAACAGCCAGGGACTAATCCTGTCTGGCTGCGTACATTAGAGTATGAGGTCGGATTACTCGCACTTCCGGGAGTCCGAACacggaaaaccttctaccttttacctTTCTTTGATAAATCCGCCCACAATTATGCATAAGATACTTGTACTGTTGTATACTGAAGCATGTCTAGGAGCGTTGAGCAACGCCTAGAGATATGTCTAATAGTGGCTACCCTTTTTTATATATGATATATCCACTTATCACTTTGATAAAACCACCCACAATTATGCATAAGATACTTGTACTGTTGTATACTGAAGCATGCTAATTCCTAAAAGTGAATTTATTAAAATCGGAAGTGGAAATATCGATGCCCATTTTTACTTTTATATCATTATAATATGAGCAAACTAATGACACTTTGATTTTCTCAAACACAAAATGATCTCTCCACAATCACATTAAAAAAGATTAAGGCAGCTGAGACAAAAATAACTGCAGAAATTATGTATAAAACTACAGCCTAATCCAAGCACATAAATTTGTGAAACGGTTTCTAGTAAAAATTTATCCTGTCAACGGCCAAATGACCCTCATAATATCTTGTTTTTTTACCAACTTAAAATGCAGTATTCTGGTTTAAATATCAAAGGTTCATTGACATCATCTTACAAGTGTTTCACACTTGAAGAGATAAAAATGGCAACCAAAGGATTTTCAGATCTTTTAGGAGAAGGCGCAATTGGGAAAGTCTTCTGTGGTCATATCTCCGGGTACGATGGAAAGAAAGTTCTTCATCGATGATATAAAAAGCGCAAACATCAAAGAGTTCTTCATCGAGATATAAAAAGCGCAAACATCCTGTTGGATGATGAATGGAATGCAAAAGTGGCTGACTTGGGACTGTCCAAAGTGGGACCCGCCAATCAGCAACACACTGCTCTTGTCACTGGCGTTGTAGGTACCATTGGGTACCTAGATCCAGTGTATTGGCAACTTGGTTTATTAACGAAAGAGTCGGACGTGTACTCTTTTGGCGTTGTCTTAATGGAAGTATTGACTGGAAAACTATGCTATCAAAAAAATAGTAACGGTACGTTCTCAACTTTGGTACAGAAGTGGAAAAAGATTTGCAAAACGGGTCGGGCAGACGAGATTGTGTTTCGAGATGTCATGCAACCTTTGGCTCCGGATTCTTTGAAAATATTTTCAGGAATTGCCTTCAAGTGTTTGAACAAGAATCGTGAAAACAGACCATTAATGTATCATGTTGTTAAAGAACTTGAGGCCGCACTTGAACTTCAGGAGCCTCACGATCTCAAACAGCCAAAGGAATATGAAGAGATCAAATACAAATCCATTGAAGTCTCCAAAGAACATCAGTGGCAAAATGGTGGCAAAACGGTAATTAGCCACTTCATGTTTCTATTGGTGCGATAAATAGTAATTAGAAAAAATATTATCTTTCCAAAAATTAAATCCTTTAATATTCAAAGGATATCTTCAATGAATTTGTAATTTCTTATTTACTTCTGTATCATCGAATTTGTAATTGGAATATATTAATGACACTTTGATTTTCTCAAACAGAAAATGATGTCTCACAATCAGATTATATCAAAAGCTTAAGGCAGAATTTTTTCTTCAGAACTTTGAAATTTTGTGTAGAAACCAAAGTTTTATACTGTAAACGACTAGAAGTGAACTCTCATAATTTCTGTTGTTTTCCAAATTAAAATGCAGTATTCTGGTATAAATATCCAACAAGGTTCATTGACATCATATTACAAGTGTTTCACACTTGGAGAGATAAAAATGGCAACCAAAGGATTTTCTGATCTTTTAGGACAAGGGGCAATTGGGAAAGTCTTCTGTGGTGAAATCTCCGGAAGTAGGTATGATGGACTAGTTGCGGTGAAGCGATGGAAAGAAAGTTCCAATCACAGACAAGATGAGTTCCAAAAGGAAATTGAAATGTTATCTGCCTGCAATCATCCTAACATAATTTCTCTAATTGGATGTTGTGATGAAGGATCTGAAAAGATTCTCGTATACGACTTCATGAAAAACGGTTCACTTTATGATTGTCTTCATAGTAATAGGGAACTCACACCTCGAATGAGTGTTGAGCAACGCGTAGAGATATGTCTAGGAGTTGCTAAAGGTCTAAGTTACCTTCATTATGGGAGCCAATATTACATCATTCACAGTGACATCAAGTCTATCAACATTCTATTGGATGCTGATTTGGTCCCAAAGATCTCAAACTTTCGCTTGTCCAAAACTCGTGCTGATGGGACATCAAGTTCAGATGTAGTTACAAATACTATTGAaggtatatatattgtaaaagacgcgagacggggtcgagacggttgaGACCTTGGAGCGTCGCAACGGTAAAAACGGAGGTCGAGACGGATGTTGACCAACATTGACTTTTTATATATGTTTCAAAGATAAACATATCAAACATAAATATGTAAAATTAAAGGcaaatatatatgtttaatttgAAATAATGttcatgttgaaaatatatattaaaagtcgACGTTGGTCAAAATCTGTCTCGACCCCGCTCTCGACCTTTTTAAGGTTTTTGATTGTTTTTACCGTTGTTGACCGTTGTTTTAACGTTGACTGTTTTTTACCCGTTTTTAGTTCCGTTGCGACGGTACACAAGTAAATCCGTTGCGACGTCCGTCTCGACCGTTTTTAACAACACTGATCGTAACAATCATTGTGTCTAAAAAAATCGATAACTCCACTACTCCACCTAAAGTCGAaaatctaaaaaaatatatatagctcCTGAATGTTACGAGCCCAACTACAAAGCAAGTAGAAAAGCCGACGTATACGCTTTTGGTGTGTTGTTGTTGGAAGTATTATGTGAGAGGTCAGCCTGGGAGAGATTAGTTATGTTGGCACTTCCGTACATATGGAGAAGACAACTTCCCGAGTTTACCCCTGAATATGTCGCAATGAATATCTCACCAGGTTGTTCACgagtatgtgtatatattataaaagaCTGTTTGGACAATAATCCCGATAATCGTCCTACTATAAATCAAGTTGTCGATAACCTTAAATCTGCATTGAAACTGCAAAAACAGGAAAGGCAAGCTAATAATTAACAGTGTCCAAAAACAGGGGACAACAACAGCAATAGGAAGTTTTATGTATTCATGTTAGTCAtattgtaatattttatgtatcttTGTTTTCTTAAATTAAGCTATTTTTTTATATTAGAATCTTTGATCCCGTCTAAAGGAAAGAATGTCAATTCTCCATTGTCGTAGTAGATTTGAAAACTGTTAGATGCatcacggattttgcagatttcggtaagcgtgaaacagagaaaaacagatcaaaaacagagcaaattgattgtgcgcggtgatggtgcgcggcgcgctctctgcgcgcactagagaagttttgatcagaaggcttgctcgaagtttgggagtgtgcacggcgcgcacgtttaagtgtgcacggcgcgcacgatgtctggcatcaagtgggcaacttgcacacatgggatccgatcttgattgattctcctttcactttaggtgcttagtgggttgctttacaccactaattgtggctgtgatcatgtcattagtaggtgtaaagcatggctagttggtttatctttcatgattactagcacacttgaagatcaagttgtagtttggttggtttcttgtttgctctatatatagagctCATTCATAGTCATTGTAACAAACCACTCTCAAGTATTCAGTAATATAacaatctctagttggtccgtggactaaagcaatcacaacgattgcatataaccacgttatatcttgtgtcgttcttacattttcgcatttattatctttcgttcattaagtgggttgagtgatcttgatagtatcactactcggctagtaatcttgtagaattactagcgttgtttgggtcctaatatcctaacaactggtatctagagcacaaggtttcgttaagggaacgatggcggaagatgggaAGTTTAGAATCTACCGATTCGATggaagagactttggcttttggaagatgcaaattgaagattacttgtatcaaaagaagctacaccaacccttgttagagaccaagcccgaaagcatggacgatgccgattggacgcttttggatcgtcaagctttaggtgctattcgtctttcacttgctaagaacgttgcatacaacgttgtgaatgagaagacgacgtttgcttgcttgaaagcactctctaacatgtatgagaaacctacagctgcaaataaggtatttctcatgcgtcaattgtttaatactaaaatgaaggaaggtacgagtgcaacggatcatatcaatgaatttaataatatcatttcaagacttgaatcggtagagattaagtttgatgatgaactaaaagcacttatcttgctttcatcattaccggaaagttggtcgggtacggttaccgcggttagtagctctacgggaactactaagctagcgtttgaaggaataagggacttgattcttggtgaagatactcgtaggagaaattcgggggaatcgacatccggttctttgttaagtaccgacaaccgtggtagaaaatttgaacgcggtgagaagaagggtaggaagaagtctaagaagaggtatccatcgaaggatagaagtgaagttacttgttggggttgcaatcaaaaagggcactttcaaaggaattgcaaaaatggttccacgaaaggtgtaaacttggccgaaggggaaagtgatgatgcacttttgtgtagtgttgaaaattctatggagtcttggattttggattcgggagcttcgtttcatgctactcatatcaaaagcatgatgaagaattttcgttcatatcaaggcaaggtgagattggtggacaacaagcaactcaatattgagggcattggagatgttgttttgaagactacttttggttctaattggactttgaagaacgtaaggtacattcctaaattgaaaaggaaacttatttcggttggtcaattagatgatgaaggtaacgcggttacttttgaaaactgccaatggaaggtggttaagggtagtagtattgtggctcgtgggcataaaaggggaacactttatatggttgaagtgtttgatgaagacacggtggttgctacggttaatgttgagtccgaatcaactctatggcaccgaagactcgggcatatgagtgagaagggtatgaagatgcttgtttcgagtgggaggattccggatttgaagaaagtagaacttgggttttgcgaaccatgtgtttatgggaagcaaaagaaggtgacttttggaaaATCGGGaaatgcacctaagttggagaaattggagctcgttcatacggatgtgtttggtccaaccaatgtagaatcacatggaggttctcgctattatgtcaccttcattgacgactccactcgaaaggtatgggtttattttcttaaagctaaatccgatatatttaatacttttgtgaagtggaaagctatggtagaaaatgagactaacttgaaggttaagtgcttgaagtcggataatggaggagaatatggtagtcttgagtttaaggaccattgtgcaaagctcggtattagaatgttgaaaacggtaccggagacaccgcaacacaatggggtcgccgaacgtatgaatcgtacgttaaatgaaagggctaagagtatgagactacatgccggtttgcctaaaaccttttgggcggatgcggtcaatacggcggcttatttgataaataggggaccctcaacaccgttaggtttccgaattcccgaggaagaatggcaaggcaagaaggtgagttatggtcaccttaggatctttgggtgtaatgcatatgtgaagaccaaagatgcggataaagacaagcttgaagctaagtcaaagaagtgtactttcataggctacgggtcg
This genomic interval carries:
- the LOC139901937 gene encoding probable serine/threonine-protein kinase PBL23 translates to MDPFMKEFEHLIIELEKIKLATNNFDQTQVIGSSGFGKAYKGELSHHKGRSLVAVKRLDRKFGQGDPEFWKEVMMLSRYSHKNLITLLGYCNEAGEKILIYEYASNGSLDRHLSSKLSHGLGVSRYVLMLQGG
- the LOC139901938 gene encoding uncharacterized protein, encoding MGLSKVGPANQQYTALVTGVVGTIGYLDPVYLEMGILTKESDVYSFGVVLMEVLSGKLCYQKNINGTFSTLVQKWKKICKTGRLDEIVFQDVVQPLDPDSLEILSRIAFKCLNKNLENRPLIYHVVKELEATLELQEPHDLKIPKEYEEIKYKSIEGSEEHQWQNGSKTYSGLNIKGSLTSSYKCFTLEEIKMATKGFSDLLGEGAIGKVFCGHISGVLHRDIKSANILLDDEWNAKVADLGLSKVGPANQQHTALVTGVVGTIGYLDPVYWQLGLLTKESDVYSFGVVLMEVLTGKLCYQKNSNGTFSTLVQKWKKICKTGRADEIVFRDVMQPLAPDSLKIFSGIAFKCLNKNRENRPLMYHVVKELEAALELQEPHDLKQPKEYEEIKYKSIEVSKEHQWQNGGKTYSGINIQQGSLTSYYKCFTLGEIKMATKGFSDLLGQGAIGKVFCGEISGSRYDGLVAVKRWKESSNHRQDEFQKEIEMLSACNHPNIISLIGCCDEGSEKILVYDFMKNGSLYDCLHSNRELTPRMSVEQRVEICLGVAKGLSYLHYGSQYYIIHSDIKSINILLDADLVPKISNFRLSKTRADGTSSSDVVTNTIEVLCERSAWERLVMLALPYIWRRQLPEFTPEYVAMNISPGCSRVCVYIIKDCLDNNPDNRPTINQVVDNLKSALKLQKQESYFFILESLIPSKGKNVNSPLS